Proteins encoded by one window of Streptococcus suis S735:
- a CDS encoding DUF951 domain-containing protein yields the protein MYQLGTFVEMKKPHACVIKSTGKKANKWEVIRLGADIKIRCTNCDHVVMMSRHDFERKMKQVLPSEA from the coding sequence ATGTACCAATTAGGAACCTTTGTCGAAATGAAAAAGCCCCATGCCTGTGTCATCAAATCGACCGGAAAGAAGGCTAATAAATGGGAGGTTATCCGTCTAGGAGCGGATATTAAAATCCGCTGTACCAACTGTGACCATGTCGTTATGATGAGCCGGCATGATTTTGAACGAAAAATGAAACAAGTTCTGCCAAGTGAAGCCTAG
- the ychF gene encoding redox-regulated ATPase YchF, translated as MSLTAGIVGLPNVGKSTLFNAITKAGAEAANYPFATIDPNVGMVEVPDERLQKLTELIIPKKTVPTTFEFTDIAGIVKGASKGEGLGNKFLANIREVDAIVHVVRAFDDENVMREQGREDAFVDPIADIDTINLELILADLESINKRYARVEKMARTQKDKDSVAEFAVLEKIKPVLEDGKSARTVEFTDEEQKIVKQLFLLTTKPVLYVANVDEDKVADPEAISYVQQIRDFAATENAEVVVISARAEEEISELDDEDKGEFLEALGLTESGVDKLTRAAYHLLGLGTYFTAGEKEVRAWTFKRGMKAPQCAGIIHSDFEKGFIRAVTMSYDDLMTYGSEKAVKEAGRLREEGKEYVVQDGDIMEFRFNV; from the coding sequence ATGTCTTTAACAGCAGGAATCGTCGGTTTGCCAAACGTTGGTAAATCAACCCTATTTAACGCAATTACCAAGGCAGGAGCAGAAGCTGCAAACTACCCTTTCGCAACTATTGATCCAAACGTCGGCATGGTAGAAGTGCCCGATGAGCGTCTGCAGAAGTTGACCGAACTCATCATCCCTAAAAAGACAGTGCCAACGACTTTTGAATTTACTGATATTGCTGGTATCGTAAAAGGTGCTTCTAAAGGTGAAGGACTTGGAAATAAATTCTTGGCCAATATCCGCGAAGTTGATGCGATTGTCCACGTTGTGCGTGCCTTTGACGATGAAAATGTCATGCGTGAACAAGGCCGTGAAGATGCCTTTGTGGATCCAATCGCTGATATTGATACCATTAACCTAGAATTGATTTTGGCGGACCTAGAGAGCATCAACAAGCGTTATGCGCGTGTAGAAAAAATGGCCCGTACGCAAAAAGACAAAGATTCTGTCGCAGAATTTGCAGTTCTTGAAAAAATCAAACCTGTCCTAGAAGACGGAAAATCTGCCCGCACAGTTGAGTTCACAGATGAAGAACAAAAAATCGTTAAGCAACTCTTCCTCTTGACCACTAAACCCGTCCTCTATGTTGCCAATGTTGATGAAGACAAGGTAGCAGATCCTGAGGCTATCAGTTATGTTCAGCAAATCCGTGACTTTGCAGCAACAGAAAATGCAGAAGTGGTGGTGATCTCTGCGCGTGCTGAAGAAGAAATTTCAGAACTCGACGATGAAGACAAGGGCGAGTTTTTAGAAGCACTCGGATTAACAGAATCTGGCGTGGACAAATTAACACGTGCAGCCTATCACTTGCTTGGTCTAGGCACCTACTTTACAGCAGGGGAGAAGGAGGTTCGTGCTTGGACCTTCAAACGTGGTATGAAAGCTCCTCAGTGTGCAGGCATTATCCATTCAGACTTCGAAAAAGGTTTTATCCGTGCCGTTACCATGTCATACGATGATTTAATGACCTACGGCTCTGAGAAGGCTGTTAAAGAAGCAGGACGCCTTCGTGAAGAAGGAAAAGAGTACGTGGTTCAAGATGGGGACATCATGGAGTTCCGCTTTAACGTTTGA
- a CDS encoding RNA-binding S4 domain-containing protein: MRLDKYLKVSRIIKRRTVAKEVADKGRIKVNGILAKSSTDLKVNDQVEIQFGNKLLTVKVLEMKDSTKKEDALKMYEIISEKRIEKDEEI; the protein is encoded by the coding sequence ATGAGACTAGATAAATATTTGAAAGTATCCCGCATTATCAAGCGTCGAACAGTTGCGAAGGAAGTTGCCGATAAAGGACGAATAAAAGTCAATGGGATTTTGGCGAAATCTTCAACAGATTTAAAAGTAAATGATCAGGTTGAAATCCAATTTGGTAATAAACTACTCACTGTAAAAGTACTTGAAATGAAAGATTCGACTAAAAAAGAAGACGCACTGAAAATGTATGAAATTATCAGTGAAAAAAGGATAGAAAAAGATGAAGAAATCTAA
- the pth gene encoding aminoacyl-tRNA hydrolase — translation MTRLIIGLGNPGDRYFETKHNVGFMLLDKIAKRENVTFNHDKIFQADIATTFIDGEKIYLVKPTTFMNESGKAVHALMTYYGLDATDILVAYDDLDMAVGKIRFRQKGSAGGHNGIKSIVKHIGTQEFDRIKIGIGRPKGKMSVVNHVLSGFDIEDRIEIDLALDKLDKAVNVYLEEDDFDTVMRKFNG, via the coding sequence ATGACACGATTGATTATCGGTTTGGGAAATCCCGGAGACCGCTATTTTGAAACAAAACATAACGTTGGTTTTATGCTGCTGGATAAGATTGCTAAGCGTGAAAATGTGACCTTTAACCACGATAAGATTTTCCAAGCAGACATTGCCACAACCTTTATTGATGGTGAAAAAATTTACCTGGTCAAACCAACGACTTTCATGAATGAATCAGGTAAGGCTGTCCATGCCTTAATGACTTATTATGGTCTGGATGCAACTGATATTTTAGTAGCTTATGACGACTTGGACATGGCTGTTGGAAAAATCCGTTTCCGTCAAAAAGGCTCAGCTGGTGGCCACAATGGTATCAAATCCATTGTCAAGCATATTGGAACACAGGAATTTGACCGTATCAAGATTGGTATTGGGCGTCCTAAAGGAAAAATGAGCGTTGTAAACCATGTCTTGTCTGGCTTTGATATAGAGGACCGTATTGAAATCGACTTAGCACTAGATAAACTTGACAAGGCTGTCAACGTATATCTCGAAGAAGATGATTTTGATACAGTAATGAGAAAGTTTAACGGATAA
- a CDS encoding diacylglycerol/lipid kinase family protein, with translation MTLYILANPNAGSHTAEHIIFKIKESYPQLAVNIFMTVGPEDEKSQIEAILKEFVSSEDQLMILGGDGTLSKALRFWPASLPFAYYPTGSGNDFAKAMNITSLYRSVDAILERKTSRIYVLNSSYGTVVNSMDFGFAAQVINGSTNSILKKILNKVKLGKLTYLFFGIKTLFSKQAINLELTLDEKSYQLDNLFFISVANSLYFGGGIMIWPTASAKKKEVDIVYFKNGNFYQRLQSLLALLTKRHESSHTIQHLTGVDVVLKSKEKLLLQIDGETCTANEVTLTYQERSMYL, from the coding sequence ATGACGTTATATATATTAGCTAATCCTAATGCTGGTAGCCATACTGCTGAACATATCATATTCAAAATAAAAGAAAGTTATCCACAGCTTGCAGTTAACATTTTTATGACAGTTGGTCCTGAGGATGAAAAAAGTCAAATAGAGGCTATTTTAAAGGAGTTTGTCAGTAGTGAAGATCAATTAATGATTTTAGGCGGAGACGGCACACTATCTAAAGCTTTGCGTTTTTGGCCAGCTAGTCTACCGTTTGCTTATTATCCAACAGGATCTGGAAATGATTTTGCTAAGGCAATGAATATAACATCGCTATATAGAAGTGTAGATGCCATTTTAGAGAGAAAAACAAGTCGGATATATGTTTTAAACAGTTCATACGGAACGGTTGTAAACAGTATGGATTTTGGCTTTGCAGCTCAAGTTATCAATGGTTCAACGAATTCAATTTTGAAAAAAATTCTGAACAAGGTAAAACTTGGGAAGTTAACTTATCTATTCTTTGGTATTAAAACATTATTTTCAAAACAAGCTATAAACTTAGAATTAACTCTTGATGAAAAATCTTATCAGTTAGATAATCTCTTTTTTATTTCTGTAGCAAATAGTCTTTATTTTGGTGGAGGAATCATGATATGGCCAACAGCAAGTGCTAAAAAGAAGGAAGTAGATATTGTTTACTTCAAAAATGGAAATTTCTACCAACGTCTACAATCATTGTTAGCCTTATTAACGAAGAGGCATGAATCTTCTCATACGATTCAGCATTTAACAGGGGTAGATGTAGTTTTAAAATCAAAAGAAAAATTATTATTGCAAATAGATGGAGAGACATGCACTGCAAATGAGGTAACGTTAACCTATCAGGAAAGAAGTATGTATCTTTAA
- the mfd gene encoding transcription-repair coupling factor gives MNILDLLHKNKQINQWQSGLNQSTRQLLLGLSGTSKSLIMATAYDCLAEKIMIVTATQNDAEKLVADLTAIIGSENVYNFFTDDSPIAEFVFASKERTQSRIDSLNFLTDSTSSGILVASIVACRVLLPSPETYKGSKIQLEVGQEIEVDKLVKNLVNIGYKKVSRVLTQGEFSQRGDILDIFDMQSETPYRIEFFGDEIDGIRIFDVDSQKSLENLDEISISPASDIILSSEDYSRASQYIQTAIEQSTLEEQQSYLREVLADMQTEYRHPDLRKFLSCIYEQSWTLLDYLPKSSPLFLDDFHKIADKQAQFEKEIADLLTDDLQKGKTVSSLKYFASTYAELRKYKPATFFSSFQKGLGNVKFDALYQFTQHPMQEFFHQIPLLKDELTRYAKSNNTVVIQASSDVSLQTLQKNLQEYDIHLPVHAADKLVEGQQQVTIGQLASGFHLMDEKLVFITEKEIFNKKMKRKTRRTNISNAERIKDYSELAVGDYVVHHVHGIGQYLGIETIEISGIHRDYLTVQYQNSDRISIPVEQIDLLSKYLASDGKAPKVNKLNDGRFQRTKQKVQKQVEDIADDLIKLYAERSQLKGFAFSPDDENQVEFDNYFTHVETDDQLRSIDEIKKDMEKDSPMDRLLVGDVGFGKTEVAMRAAFKAVNDGKQVAILVPTTVLAQQHYANFQERFAEFPVNVDVMSRFKTKAEQEKTLEKLKKGQVDILIGTHRLLSKDVVFADLGLLVIDEEQRFGVKHKERLKELKKKIDVLTLTATPIPRTLQMSMLGIRDLSVIETPPTNRYPVQTYVMETNPSVIRDAMLREIDRGGQVYYLYNKVDTIEQKVSELKELVPEATIGYVHGQMSEIQLENTLYAFVEGEYDILVTTTIIETGVDIPNANTLFIENADHMGLSTLYQLRGRVGRSSRIAYAYLMYRPDKSLTEVAEKRLEAIKGFTELGSGFKIAMQDLSIRGAGNILGAAQSGFIDSVGYEMYSQLLEQAILEKQGKATQRQKSNSEVNLQIDAYLPSDYIGDQRQKIEIYKRIKNIDSRVNYQELQEELIDRFGEYPDVVAYLLEIGLLKSFLDQVFCHTVLRRQHQVTVTFEPMAGQIFLTQDYFEALSVTNLKAQITENKGKLAVVFNIQQKKEYEILEELISFAEKLKEIKARKAE, from the coding sequence ATGAATATACTCGATTTACTTCACAAGAACAAGCAAATCAATCAATGGCAGTCAGGATTGAATCAATCAACACGTCAGTTATTATTAGGACTATCTGGGACTAGTAAGTCACTTATAATGGCGACTGCCTATGATTGTTTGGCCGAAAAGATTATGATTGTGACTGCCACTCAAAATGATGCTGAGAAATTAGTTGCAGATTTAACAGCCATTATTGGAAGTGAGAATGTTTACAACTTTTTTACAGATGATAGTCCTATTGCCGAGTTTGTTTTTGCATCAAAAGAACGGACTCAATCAAGGATTGACAGTTTAAATTTCTTGACAGATTCTACCAGTTCAGGAATTTTAGTTGCTAGTATAGTTGCTTGTCGGGTCTTATTGCCGAGTCCTGAGACTTATAAAGGTTCTAAAATACAGCTTGAAGTTGGTCAAGAAATAGAAGTTGACAAACTTGTAAAGAACCTTGTCAACATCGGCTACAAAAAAGTGTCTCGTGTATTAACCCAGGGAGAATTTAGCCAACGAGGTGATATTCTAGATATTTTTGACATGCAATCAGAAACACCTTACCGAATAGAATTTTTTGGAGATGAGATTGATGGCATTCGTATCTTTGATGTTGACAGTCAAAAATCCTTAGAAAATCTAGACGAAATCTCGATCTCTCCAGCTTCCGATATCATTTTGTCTTCAGAAGACTATAGTAGAGCTAGCCAATACATTCAGACAGCTATTGAACAATCGACTCTAGAGGAGCAACAGTCTTACTTACGAGAAGTCTTAGCTGATATGCAGACGGAGTACCGGCATCCAGATTTGCGTAAATTCTTGTCCTGTATCTATGAACAATCATGGACATTGTTGGATTACTTGCCAAAGAGTTCTCCCTTATTTTTGGATGATTTTCATAAAATCGCTGATAAGCAGGCTCAATTTGAAAAAGAAATTGCAGACTTGTTGACAGATGATTTACAGAAGGGTAAAACAGTGTCAAGTTTGAAATATTTTGCCTCAACTTATGCTGAATTGAGAAAATACAAACCTGCCACCTTCTTTTCAAGTTTTCAAAAAGGTTTAGGAAATGTAAAGTTTGATGCTCTTTATCAATTCACACAGCATCCTATGCAGGAATTTTTCCACCAGATTCCACTGTTAAAAGATGAATTGACTCGGTATGCGAAATCAAACAATACCGTTGTTATTCAAGCGAGTTCTGATGTAAGTTTACAGACTTTACAGAAAAATTTACAAGAGTATGATATCCATCTTCCAGTACATGCAGCAGATAAGTTAGTAGAAGGTCAGCAACAGGTTACGATTGGTCAGTTAGCTTCAGGTTTTCATTTGATGGATGAGAAACTAGTTTTCATCACTGAAAAAGAGATTTTCAATAAGAAAATGAAGCGTAAGACACGTAGAACCAATATTTCTAACGCTGAACGTATTAAGGACTATAGTGAATTAGCAGTTGGTGACTATGTTGTTCACCATGTTCATGGTATCGGTCAATACTTAGGAATTGAGACTATTGAAATTTCAGGCATTCATCGTGATTATTTAACGGTTCAATATCAAAACTCCGATCGCATTTCTATTCCTGTAGAACAAATTGATCTTCTCTCCAAATACTTAGCGTCCGATGGGAAAGCTCCAAAAGTTAATAAACTAAACGATGGCCGGTTCCAACGAACCAAGCAAAAAGTTCAGAAGCAAGTGGAGGATATTGCAGATGATTTGATTAAGCTTTATGCGGAGCGTAGTCAGCTGAAAGGCTTTGCCTTTTCACCTGATGATGAAAATCAAGTTGAATTTGACAACTACTTTACACACGTGGAAACCGATGACCAACTCCGTTCCATTGATGAAATCAAAAAAGACATGGAAAAAGACTCTCCAATGGACCGTCTGTTAGTAGGAGATGTCGGATTTGGTAAGACAGAGGTAGCCATGCGCGCTGCTTTCAAAGCAGTCAATGATGGCAAGCAAGTAGCTATTCTTGTACCTACGACTGTTTTAGCCCAGCAACACTATGCTAATTTCCAAGAACGGTTTGCAGAATTTCCCGTCAATGTGGATGTTATGAGTCGTTTTAAAACAAAGGCAGAGCAGGAAAAAACACTTGAGAAGTTGAAAAAAGGCCAAGTTGACATCTTGATTGGTACCCATCGCCTTCTATCAAAAGATGTTGTTTTTGCTGATTTAGGTTTACTGGTTATTGACGAAGAGCAACGGTTTGGTGTCAAGCATAAGGAACGCTTGAAGGAACTGAAAAAGAAAATAGATGTCCTAACCTTGACTGCAACTCCGATTCCTCGGACATTGCAAATGTCCATGCTGGGAATCCGCGACTTATCAGTAATTGAGACTCCACCGACAAATCGCTATCCTGTACAAACTTATGTGATGGAAACAAATCCTTCCGTTATCCGAGATGCAATGCTTCGAGAGATAGATCGCGGAGGTCAGGTTTACTATCTTTACAATAAAGTTGATACCATTGAACAGAAAGTGTCTGAATTAAAAGAATTGGTTCCAGAAGCTACTATAGGATACGTCCATGGACAAATGTCGGAGATCCAATTAGAAAATACTCTCTATGCTTTTGTAGAGGGTGAATATGATATTCTAGTGACCACAACAATCATCGAAACAGGTGTTGATATTCCAAATGCTAATACACTGTTTATTGAAAATGCAGATCATATGGGACTGTCAACTCTTTATCAACTTAGAGGACGTGTTGGCCGTTCCAGTCGGATTGCCTATGCCTATCTCATGTACCGTCCAGACAAGTCCTTGACAGAAGTAGCTGAAAAACGTTTGGAGGCAATCAAGGGCTTTACAGAACTAGGATCAGGTTTCAAGATTGCCATGCAAGATTTGTCCATTCGTGGTGCGGGAAATATTTTAGGTGCTGCTCAGTCAGGTTTTATTGATTCTGTGGGATATGAGATGTATTCACAATTGCTGGAACAAGCTATCTTGGAAAAACAAGGTAAGGCAACCCAACGTCAGAAGAGTAATTCCGAGGTCAATTTACAGATTGATGCCTATTTACCAAGTGATTATATTGGTGATCAGCGACAAAAAATTGAAATTTACAAGCGTATAAAGAATATTGACAGTCGTGTCAACTATCAAGAATTGCAAGAAGAATTGATTGACCGTTTTGGAGAGTATCCTGATGTAGTAGCCTACTTGCTTGAAATCGGTCTACTGAAGTCATTTTTAGACCAAGTTTTCTGTCATACAGTTCTTAGACGACAACATCAAGTGACAGTAACATTCGAACCTATGGCTGGTCAAATTTTCCTAACGCAAGATTACTTTGAAGCTTTATCTGTGACAAATTTGAAAGCTCAGATAACGGAAAATAAAGGAAAACTAGCTGTTGTGTTTAACATTCAACAGAAAAAAGAATATGAAATATTAGAGGAATTGATTTCTTTTGCCGAAAAATTAAAAGAAATTAAAGCAAGGAAGGCAGAATAA
- the dnaN gene encoding DNA polymerase III subunit beta translates to MIQFSINKNIFLQALSITKRAISTKNAIPILSTVKITVTSEGITLTGSNGQISIEHFISIQDENAGLLISSPGSILLEAGFFINVVSSMPDLVLDFNEIEQKQIVLTSGKSEITLKGKEAEQYPRLQEVPTSKPLVLETKVLKQTINETAFAASTQESRPILTGVHFVLTENKNLKTVATDSHRMSQRKLVLDTSGDDFNVVIPSRSLREFTAVFTDDIETVEVFFSNNQILFRSEHISFYTRLLEGTYPDTDRLIPTEFKTTAIFDTANLRHSMERARLLSNATQNGTVKLEIANNVVSAHVNSPEVGRVNEELDTVEVSGEDLVISFNPTYLIEALKATTSEQVKISFISSVRPFTLIPNNEGEDFIQLVTPVRTN, encoded by the coding sequence ATGATTCAATTTTCTATTAATAAAAATATATTTCTACAAGCACTTAGTATTACTAAACGGGCAATCAGTACAAAAAATGCTATTCCAATTCTTTCAACAGTAAAAATTACAGTAACTAGTGAAGGAATCACTTTAACTGGTTCAAATGGACAAATCTCGATAGAACATTTTATTTCTATTCAAGATGAAAATGCAGGGCTTTTGATCAGTTCTCCAGGTTCCATTCTCTTAGAAGCTGGTTTCTTTATTAATGTCGTATCCAGTATGCCGGATTTGGTCCTTGACTTCAATGAAATTGAACAAAAGCAAATCGTTTTGACAAGTGGTAAGTCTGAAATCACATTAAAGGGAAAAGAAGCAGAACAGTATCCTCGTTTACAGGAAGTTCCAACTTCAAAACCATTGGTGTTAGAAACCAAAGTATTAAAACAAACAATTAATGAAACAGCATTTGCAGCTTCTACACAAGAAAGTCGTCCTATTCTTACGGGTGTTCATTTTGTTTTAACAGAAAATAAAAATCTAAAAACTGTTGCAACAGATTCACACCGTATGAGCCAACGGAAATTGGTCCTTGATACCTCTGGTGATGATTTTAATGTTGTCATTCCAAGTCGTTCTCTCCGTGAATTTACTGCAGTTTTTACAGATGATATTGAAACAGTAGAAGTCTTCTTTTCAAATAATCAAATCCTTTTTAGAAGCGAGCATATTAGCTTCTATACACGCTTATTAGAAGGTACCTACCCTGATACCGACCGCTTAATTCCAACTGAGTTTAAAACAACTGCAATTTTTGATACTGCAAATCTTCGTCACTCGATGGAGCGTGCTCGTCTTCTTTCAAATGCAACCCAAAATGGTACAGTAAAACTAGAAATTGCTAATAATGTTGTATCGGCTCATGTAAATTCTCCAGAAGTTGGACGTGTGAATGAGGAATTAGATACTGTAGAAGTATCAGGTGAAGATTTAGTAATCAGCTTTAACCCAACTTACTTGATAGAAGCATTGAAAGCCACAACTAGTGAACAAGTGAAAATTAGCTTTATCTCTTCTGTCCGTCCATTTACATTGATTCCAAATAATGAAGGGGAAGATTTTATTCAATTGGTTACACCAGTTCGTACCAACTAA
- a CDS encoding helix-turn-helix domain-containing protein — protein MKQLAQQIRVLRTAKNLSQDELAEKLYISRQAVSKWENGEATPDIDKLVQLAEIFGVSLDYLVLGKEPEKEIVVEQRGKMNGWEFLNEESKRPLTRGDVVLLIFLAVMLLGGLFIKHYF, from the coding sequence ATGAAGCAGTTAGCACAGCAAATTCGAGTTTTACGCACAGCCAAGAACCTATCCCAAGATGAGTTGGCAGAGAAACTCTATATTTCCCGTCAGGCTGTTTCCAAGTGGGAAAATGGTGAAGCCACACCAGATATTGACAAACTGGTCCAGCTGGCAGAAATCTTTGGTGTCAGTCTGGATTATCTGGTTTTAGGGAAAGAACCTGAGAAGGAAATTGTGGTGGAACAACGAGGAAAAATGAATGGTTGGGAATTCTTGAACGAAGAATCCAAACGACCTCTTACAAGAGGAGATGTTGTCCTTCTCATTTTTCTTGCAGTTATGCTTTTAGGTGGATTATTTATTAAGCATTATTTTTAA
- a CDS encoding FtsB family cell division protein, translating into MKKSKILQLNNAFIQSERKKTQHQLAERQQKNRFMGAILILVIFLFMLPAYNLVGTYTNIQQQEKKLAELEKNYEELTKEQKQEAEMVAKLKNEEYAAKYVRAKYQYSKEGEFVYNIPGLPK; encoded by the coding sequence ATGAAGAAATCTAAAATTCTACAACTGAATAATGCCTTTATTCAGTCGGAGCGTAAAAAAACTCAGCATCAATTGGCAGAACGCCAACAAAAAAATCGTTTTATGGGTGCAATTCTCATTCTAGTTATCTTTCTTTTTATGTTGCCTGCCTATAATCTTGTTGGGACTTACACTAATATTCAGCAGCAGGAAAAGAAACTTGCTGAATTGGAAAAAAATTACGAAGAACTGACCAAAGAACAGAAGCAGGAAGCAGAGATGGTTGCAAAATTGAAAAATGAGGAATACGCAGCAAAGTATGTTCGGGCTAAGTATCAATACTCTAAAGAAGGGGAATTTGTCTACAATATTCCAGGGTTACCAAAATGA
- a CDS encoding serine hydrolase, whose translation MQKKLLVWLLPVLFGWQVVDSTEIPFELTAQEEYELTHTIYDQYFQTIPQNPNVFQTENLYSDEELTIAGGQLQPNQHFSITDVLVNSKKELVFQIDDKGYILASRHLLFDDVIVTETTVEQTYWTKKGFTLLTSPIANEATEIKNDLQPYQAVMVSKIVTTSLGDFAYVTDKGWIAVNNLSKTDNRVEAVQELLTNKYSKDTIGIYVKQLSTGQTAGVNQEKLFYSASIAKLPILYYVQEQLNAGYIDLTTKVKYTAESISFPGAYVAGGSGSLSKTPDNKDYSVEELINKTAKESDNVASNLLSYYVANKFDSNFYQVITAKTGSEWSMVTRETSAEIAGKMMEALYIQNGYVLESLLSTQFDNQRISKDISVPVAHKIGDADDVKHDVAIVYAGSPFVLSIFTDKSNYDEITQIANDIYRILK comes from the coding sequence ATGCAGAAAAAACTGCTCGTATGGTTATTGCCAGTTTTATTTGGATGGCAGGTGGTCGATAGTACAGAAATACCATTTGAACTCACAGCGCAAGAAGAATACGAATTGACTCATACTATCTATGATCAGTATTTTCAAACTATCCCTCAAAACCCAAATGTTTTTCAAACTGAGAATCTTTATTCGGATGAAGAATTGACTATAGCAGGTGGACAATTACAGCCGAACCAACATTTTTCTATTACGGATGTTCTAGTCAATAGCAAAAAAGAATTGGTTTTCCAAATAGATGACAAGGGTTACATTCTTGCAAGTAGGCATCTACTATTTGATGATGTAATTGTTACAGAAACTACTGTTGAGCAAACTTATTGGACAAAAAAAGGTTTCACATTGTTAACCTCACCAATTGCTAACGAAGCTACGGAAATAAAAAATGATTTACAACCCTATCAAGCTGTTATGGTTTCTAAAATTGTGACAACTTCCCTAGGTGATTTTGCCTATGTTACAGATAAAGGTTGGATTGCAGTAAATAATCTTTCTAAAACGGATAATAGAGTAGAAGCCGTTCAAGAGTTGTTGACTAACAAATATTCCAAAGATACTATTGGTATATATGTGAAACAATTGTCAACAGGTCAAACTGCAGGTGTAAATCAAGAGAAACTATTCTATTCTGCCAGCATTGCTAAACTACCAATTCTTTATTACGTTCAAGAGCAACTGAATGCTGGATATATTGATTTGACTACTAAAGTGAAATATACAGCCGAATCTATATCCTTCCCAGGAGCTTATGTTGCTGGAGGAAGTGGTTCACTGTCAAAAACTCCTGACAACAAAGATTATTCAGTGGAAGAATTGATCAATAAGACTGCTAAAGAGTCAGATAATGTAGCTAGTAATTTACTTTCTTATTATGTAGCTAATAAATTCGATTCTAATTTTTATCAAGTAATAACTGCTAAAACAGGTAGTGAGTGGAGTATGGTTACACGTGAAACTTCAGCTGAGATTGCAGGGAAAATGATGGAAGCCTTATATATTCAAAATGGCTATGTGCTAGAAAGTTTGTTATCTACTCAATTTGATAATCAACGTATTTCGAAAGACATCTCAGTTCCAGTTGCTCATAAAATTGGCGATGCAGACGATGTCAAACACGATGTAGCGATTGTTTACGCAGGGTCTCCCTTTGTTTTATCTATTTTTACAGATAAATCAAATTATGATGAGATTACACAAATTGCAAATGATATTTACAGGATTTTAAAGTAA
- a CDS encoding SP_0009 family protein has translation MTESIFKIVEQFLQHSDEKLEELNQKNRELKLEENES, from the coding sequence ATGACCGAATCTATTTTTAAAATTGTAGAGCAATTTTTACAGCATTCTGATGAAAAATTAGAAGAGTTGAATCAAAAGAATAGAGAATTAAAGTTAGAAGAAAATGAATCGTAG